In Cuculus canorus isolate bCucCan1 chromosome 8, bCucCan1.pri, whole genome shotgun sequence, a single genomic region encodes these proteins:
- the LHX9 gene encoding LIM/homeobox protein Lhx9 isoform X5 — protein MLFHGISGGHIQGIMEEMERRSKTESRLAKGGQMNGRETNMPPMSPEKPALCAGCGGKISDRYYLLAVDKQWHLRCLKCCECKLALESELTCFAKDGSIYCKEDYYRRFSVQRCARCHLGISASEMVMRARESVYHLSCFTCTTCNKTLTTGDHFGMKDNLVYCRAHFESLLQGEYPPQLSYTELAAKSGGLALPYFNGTGTVQKGRPRKRKSPALGVDIVSYNSGCNENEADHLDRDQQPYPPSQKTKRMRTSFKHHQLRTMKSYFAINHNPDAKDLKQLAQKTGLTKRVLQVWFQNARAKFRRNLLRQENGGVDKADGTSLPAPPSADSGALTPPGTATTLTDLTNPTITVVTSVTSNLDSHESGSPSQTTLTNLF, from the exons ATGCTTTTCCACGGGATCTCTGGAGGCCATATCCAAGGAAtcatggaggagatggagaggcgATCCAAGACCGAGTCCCGCCTGGCCAAAGGGGGACAGATGAACGGCCGAGAAACG AACATGCCCCCCATGAGCCCCGAGAAGCCTGCTTTGTGTGCTGGTTGTGGAGGGAAGATCTCAGACAGATATTACCTGCTGGCTGTTGACAAACAATGGCACCTCAGGTGTCTTAAGTGCTGTGAATGTAAACTGGCTTTGGAGTCAGAACTCACCTGCTTTGCCAAGGACGGCAGTATTTACTGCAAGGAGGATTACTACAG AAGGTTCTCCGTGCAGAGATGTGCCCGCTGCCACCTTGGGATCTCAGCCTCTGAAATGGTCATGAGAGCCAGGGAGTCGGTTTATCACCTGAGCTGCTTCACCTGCACCACCTGCAACAAGACTCTGACCACAGGCGATCACTTCGGCATGAAGGACAACCTGGTTTACTGCAGGGCCCACTTCGAGTCCCTTTTGCAAGGAGAATATCCCCCTCAGCTGAGCTACACCGAGCTGGCTGCCAAGAGCGGAGGGCTGGCCCTGCCTTACTTCAACGGCACCGGCACGGTCCAGAAGGGGAGgcccaggaaaagaaagagccCTGCCTTGGGAGTGGACATCGTCAGCTACAACTCAG GTTGTAACGAGAATGAGGCAGATCATCTGGACAGAGACCAGCAGCCTTATCCCCCATCCCAGAAAACAAAACGCATGCGCACCTCCTTCAAACACCACCAGCTTCGTACCATGAAGTCCTACTTTGCTATCAACCACAACCCAGATGCCAAGGACCTCAAGCAGCTTGCCCAGAAAACGGGCCTGACCAAGAGAGTTCTGCAG GTTTGGTTTCAAAACGCAAGAGCCAAATTCAGAAGGAACCTTTTGCGGCAGGAGAATGGGGGTGTCGATAAAGCTGATGGCACCTCACTACCGGCACCGCCCTCAGCAGACAGCGGCGCACTCACTCCACCCGGCACTGCGACCACTTTAACAGACCTGACCAATCCCACTATCACTGTAGTGACATCAGTGACCTCTAACTTGGACAGCCACGAATCCGGGAGCCCCTCACAAACTACCTTAACGAACCTTTTCTAA
- the LHX9 gene encoding LIM/homeobox protein Lhx9 isoform X4, producing MEEVTRGAPEDVSGMLWKGSGGWGTSFTSRARVWCGASPREQGVQSCRQEDPSVGIEVSGNRRQLFQGKARKSGVKTMLFHGISGGHIQGIMEEMERRSKTESRLAKGGQMNGRETNMPPMSPEKPALCAGCGGKISDRYYLLAVDKQWHLRCLKCCECKLALESELTCFAKDGSIYCKEDYYRRFSVQRCARCHLGISASEMVMRARESVYHLSCFTCTTCNKTLTTGDHFGMKDNLVYCRAHFESLLQGEYPPQLSYTELAAKSGGLALPYFNGTGTVQKGRPRKRKSPALGVDIVSYNSGCNENEADHLDRDQQPYPPSQKTKRMRTSFKHHQLRTMKSYFAINHNPDAKDLKQLAQKTGLTKRVLQGEQIMGHYSQTSRRLKIP from the exons ATGGAAGAGGTGACTCGAGGAGCCCCTGAGGATGTCTCTGGGATGCTGTGGAAAGGAAGTGGGGGCTGGGGTACTTCTTTCACTAGTCGCGCACGGGTTTGGTGTGGAGCGTCCCCCAGGGAACAGGGAGTGCAGAGCTGCCGCCAGGAAGATCCTTCAGTAGGGATCGAGGTGTCAGGAAACAGGCGGCAGCTGTTCcagggaaaggcaaggaaaagcGGTGTGAAAA CCATGCTTTTCCACGGGATCTCTGGAGGCCATATCCAAGGAAtcatggaggagatggagaggcgATCCAAGACCGAGTCCCGCCTGGCCAAAGGGGGACAGATGAACGGCCGAGAAACG AACATGCCCCCCATGAGCCCCGAGAAGCCTGCTTTGTGTGCTGGTTGTGGAGGGAAGATCTCAGACAGATATTACCTGCTGGCTGTTGACAAACAATGGCACCTCAGGTGTCTTAAGTGCTGTGAATGTAAACTGGCTTTGGAGTCAGAACTCACCTGCTTTGCCAAGGACGGCAGTATTTACTGCAAGGAGGATTACTACAG AAGGTTCTCCGTGCAGAGATGTGCCCGCTGCCACCTTGGGATCTCAGCCTCTGAAATGGTCATGAGAGCCAGGGAGTCGGTTTATCACCTGAGCTGCTTCACCTGCACCACCTGCAACAAGACTCTGACCACAGGCGATCACTTCGGCATGAAGGACAACCTGGTTTACTGCAGGGCCCACTTCGAGTCCCTTTTGCAAGGAGAATATCCCCCTCAGCTGAGCTACACCGAGCTGGCTGCCAAGAGCGGAGGGCTGGCCCTGCCTTACTTCAACGGCACCGGCACGGTCCAGAAGGGGAGgcccaggaaaagaaagagccCTGCCTTGGGAGTGGACATCGTCAGCTACAACTCAG GTTGTAACGAGAATGAGGCAGATCATCTGGACAGAGACCAGCAGCCTTATCCCCCATCCCAGAAAACAAAACGCATGCGCACCTCCTTCAAACACCACCAGCTTCGTACCATGAAGTCCTACTTTGCTATCAACCACAACCCAGATGCCAAGGACCTCAAGCAGCTTGCCCAGAAAACGGGCCTGACCAAGAGAGTTCTGCAG
- the LHX9 gene encoding LIM/homeobox protein Lhx9 isoform X2, translating into MEEVTRGAPEDVSGMLWKGSGGWGTSFTSRARVWCGASPREQGVQSCRQEDPSVGIEVSGNRRQLFQGKARKSGVKTMLFHGISGGHIQGIMEEMERRSKTESRLAKGGQMNGRETNMPPMSPEKPALCAGCGGKISDRYYLLAVDKQWHLRCLKCCECKLALESELTCFAKDGSIYCKEDYYRFSVQRCARCHLGISASEMVMRARESVYHLSCFTCTTCNKTLTTGDHFGMKDNLVYCRAHFESLLQGEYPPQLSYTELAAKSGGLALPYFNGTGTVQKGRPRKRKSPALGVDIVSYNSGCNENEADHLDRDQQPYPPSQKTKRMRTSFKHHQLRTMKSYFAINHNPDAKDLKQLAQKTGLTKRVLQVWFQNARAKFRRNLLRQENGGVDKADGTSLPAPPSADSGALTPPGTATTLTDLTNPTITVVTSVTSNLDSHESGSPSQTTLTNLF; encoded by the exons ATGGAAGAGGTGACTCGAGGAGCCCCTGAGGATGTCTCTGGGATGCTGTGGAAAGGAAGTGGGGGCTGGGGTACTTCTTTCACTAGTCGCGCACGGGTTTGGTGTGGAGCGTCCCCCAGGGAACAGGGAGTGCAGAGCTGCCGCCAGGAAGATCCTTCAGTAGGGATCGAGGTGTCAGGAAACAGGCGGCAGCTGTTCcagggaaaggcaaggaaaagcGGTGTGAAAA CCATGCTTTTCCACGGGATCTCTGGAGGCCATATCCAAGGAAtcatggaggagatggagaggcgATCCAAGACCGAGTCCCGCCTGGCCAAAGGGGGACAGATGAACGGCCGAGAAACG AACATGCCCCCCATGAGCCCCGAGAAGCCTGCTTTGTGTGCTGGTTGTGGAGGGAAGATCTCAGACAGATATTACCTGCTGGCTGTTGACAAACAATGGCACCTCAGGTGTCTTAAGTGCTGTGAATGTAAACTGGCTTTGGAGTCAGAACTCACCTGCTTTGCCAAGGACGGCAGTATTTACTGCAAGGAGGATTACTACAG GTTCTCCGTGCAGAGATGTGCCCGCTGCCACCTTGGGATCTCAGCCTCTGAAATGGTCATGAGAGCCAGGGAGTCGGTTTATCACCTGAGCTGCTTCACCTGCACCACCTGCAACAAGACTCTGACCACAGGCGATCACTTCGGCATGAAGGACAACCTGGTTTACTGCAGGGCCCACTTCGAGTCCCTTTTGCAAGGAGAATATCCCCCTCAGCTGAGCTACACCGAGCTGGCTGCCAAGAGCGGAGGGCTGGCCCTGCCTTACTTCAACGGCACCGGCACGGTCCAGAAGGGGAGgcccaggaaaagaaagagccCTGCCTTGGGAGTGGACATCGTCAGCTACAACTCAG GTTGTAACGAGAATGAGGCAGATCATCTGGACAGAGACCAGCAGCCTTATCCCCCATCCCAGAAAACAAAACGCATGCGCACCTCCTTCAAACACCACCAGCTTCGTACCATGAAGTCCTACTTTGCTATCAACCACAACCCAGATGCCAAGGACCTCAAGCAGCTTGCCCAGAAAACGGGCCTGACCAAGAGAGTTCTGCAG GTTTGGTTTCAAAACGCAAGAGCCAAATTCAGAAGGAACCTTTTGCGGCAGGAGAATGGGGGTGTCGATAAAGCTGATGGCACCTCACTACCGGCACCGCCCTCAGCAGACAGCGGCGCACTCACTCCACCCGGCACTGCGACCACTTTAACAGACCTGACCAATCCCACTATCACTGTAGTGACATCAGTGACCTCTAACTTGGACAGCCACGAATCCGGGAGCCCCTCACAAACTACCTTAACGAACCTTTTCTAA
- the LHX9 gene encoding LIM/homeobox protein Lhx9 isoform X7: MEIVGCRAEENTCPFRPPAMLFHGISGGHIQGIMEEMERRSKTESRLAKGGQMNGRETNMPPMSPEKPALCAGCGGKISDRYYLLAVDKQWHLRCLKCCECKLALESELTCFAKDGSIYCKEDYYRFSVQRCARCHLGISASEMVMRARESVYHLSCFTCTTCNKTLTTGDHFGMKDNLVYCRAHFESLLQGEYPPQLSYTELAAKSGGLALPYFNGTGTVQKGRPRKRKSPALGVDIVSYNSGCNENEADHLDRDQQPYPPSQKTKRMRTSFKHHQLRTMKSYFAINHNPDAKDLKQLAQKTGLTKRVLQGEQIMGHYSQTSRRLKIP, from the exons ATGGAAATAGTGGGgtgcagagcagaagaaaatacttgtCCTTTCCGTCCCCCAGCCATGCTTTTCCACGGGATCTCTGGAGGCCATATCCAAGGAAtcatggaggagatggagaggcgATCCAAGACCGAGTCCCGCCTGGCCAAAGGGGGACAGATGAACGGCCGAGAAACG AACATGCCCCCCATGAGCCCCGAGAAGCCTGCTTTGTGTGCTGGTTGTGGAGGGAAGATCTCAGACAGATATTACCTGCTGGCTGTTGACAAACAATGGCACCTCAGGTGTCTTAAGTGCTGTGAATGTAAACTGGCTTTGGAGTCAGAACTCACCTGCTTTGCCAAGGACGGCAGTATTTACTGCAAGGAGGATTACTACAG GTTCTCCGTGCAGAGATGTGCCCGCTGCCACCTTGGGATCTCAGCCTCTGAAATGGTCATGAGAGCCAGGGAGTCGGTTTATCACCTGAGCTGCTTCACCTGCACCACCTGCAACAAGACTCTGACCACAGGCGATCACTTCGGCATGAAGGACAACCTGGTTTACTGCAGGGCCCACTTCGAGTCCCTTTTGCAAGGAGAATATCCCCCTCAGCTGAGCTACACCGAGCTGGCTGCCAAGAGCGGAGGGCTGGCCCTGCCTTACTTCAACGGCACCGGCACGGTCCAGAAGGGGAGgcccaggaaaagaaagagccCTGCCTTGGGAGTGGACATCGTCAGCTACAACTCAG GTTGTAACGAGAATGAGGCAGATCATCTGGACAGAGACCAGCAGCCTTATCCCCCATCCCAGAAAACAAAACGCATGCGCACCTCCTTCAAACACCACCAGCTTCGTACCATGAAGTCCTACTTTGCTATCAACCACAACCCAGATGCCAAGGACCTCAAGCAGCTTGCCCAGAAAACGGGCCTGACCAAGAGAGTTCTGCAG
- the LHX9 gene encoding LIM/homeobox protein Lhx9 isoform X3: protein MEIVGCRAEENTCPFRPPAMLFHGISGGHIQGIMEEMERRSKTESRLAKGGQMNGRETNMPPMSPEKPALCAGCGGKISDRYYLLAVDKQWHLRCLKCCECKLALESELTCFAKDGSIYCKEDYYRRFSVQRCARCHLGISASEMVMRARESVYHLSCFTCTTCNKTLTTGDHFGMKDNLVYCRAHFESLLQGEYPPQLSYTELAAKSGGLALPYFNGTGTVQKGRPRKRKSPALGVDIVSYNSGCNENEADHLDRDQQPYPPSQKTKRMRTSFKHHQLRTMKSYFAINHNPDAKDLKQLAQKTGLTKRVLQVWFQNARAKFRRNLLRQENGGVDKADGTSLPAPPSADSGALTPPGTATTLTDLTNPTITVVTSVTSNLDSHESGSPSQTTLTNLF from the exons ATGGAAATAGTGGGgtgcagagcagaagaaaatacttgtCCTTTCCGTCCCCCAGCCATGCTTTTCCACGGGATCTCTGGAGGCCATATCCAAGGAAtcatggaggagatggagaggcgATCCAAGACCGAGTCCCGCCTGGCCAAAGGGGGACAGATGAACGGCCGAGAAACG AACATGCCCCCCATGAGCCCCGAGAAGCCTGCTTTGTGTGCTGGTTGTGGAGGGAAGATCTCAGACAGATATTACCTGCTGGCTGTTGACAAACAATGGCACCTCAGGTGTCTTAAGTGCTGTGAATGTAAACTGGCTTTGGAGTCAGAACTCACCTGCTTTGCCAAGGACGGCAGTATTTACTGCAAGGAGGATTACTACAG AAGGTTCTCCGTGCAGAGATGTGCCCGCTGCCACCTTGGGATCTCAGCCTCTGAAATGGTCATGAGAGCCAGGGAGTCGGTTTATCACCTGAGCTGCTTCACCTGCACCACCTGCAACAAGACTCTGACCACAGGCGATCACTTCGGCATGAAGGACAACCTGGTTTACTGCAGGGCCCACTTCGAGTCCCTTTTGCAAGGAGAATATCCCCCTCAGCTGAGCTACACCGAGCTGGCTGCCAAGAGCGGAGGGCTGGCCCTGCCTTACTTCAACGGCACCGGCACGGTCCAGAAGGGGAGgcccaggaaaagaaagagccCTGCCTTGGGAGTGGACATCGTCAGCTACAACTCAG GTTGTAACGAGAATGAGGCAGATCATCTGGACAGAGACCAGCAGCCTTATCCCCCATCCCAGAAAACAAAACGCATGCGCACCTCCTTCAAACACCACCAGCTTCGTACCATGAAGTCCTACTTTGCTATCAACCACAACCCAGATGCCAAGGACCTCAAGCAGCTTGCCCAGAAAACGGGCCTGACCAAGAGAGTTCTGCAG GTTTGGTTTCAAAACGCAAGAGCCAAATTCAGAAGGAACCTTTTGCGGCAGGAGAATGGGGGTGTCGATAAAGCTGATGGCACCTCACTACCGGCACCGCCCTCAGCAGACAGCGGCGCACTCACTCCACCCGGCACTGCGACCACTTTAACAGACCTGACCAATCCCACTATCACTGTAGTGACATCAGTGACCTCTAACTTGGACAGCCACGAATCCGGGAGCCCCTCACAAACTACCTTAACGAACCTTTTCTAA
- the LHX9 gene encoding LIM/homeobox protein Lhx9 isoform X1, giving the protein MEEVTRGAPEDVSGMLWKGSGGWGTSFTSRARVWCGASPREQGVQSCRQEDPSVGIEVSGNRRQLFQGKARKSGVKTMLFHGISGGHIQGIMEEMERRSKTESRLAKGGQMNGRETNMPPMSPEKPALCAGCGGKISDRYYLLAVDKQWHLRCLKCCECKLALESELTCFAKDGSIYCKEDYYRRFSVQRCARCHLGISASEMVMRARESVYHLSCFTCTTCNKTLTTGDHFGMKDNLVYCRAHFESLLQGEYPPQLSYTELAAKSGGLALPYFNGTGTVQKGRPRKRKSPALGVDIVSYNSGCNENEADHLDRDQQPYPPSQKTKRMRTSFKHHQLRTMKSYFAINHNPDAKDLKQLAQKTGLTKRVLQVWFQNARAKFRRNLLRQENGGVDKADGTSLPAPPSADSGALTPPGTATTLTDLTNPTITVVTSVTSNLDSHESGSPSQTTLTNLF; this is encoded by the exons ATGGAAGAGGTGACTCGAGGAGCCCCTGAGGATGTCTCTGGGATGCTGTGGAAAGGAAGTGGGGGCTGGGGTACTTCTTTCACTAGTCGCGCACGGGTTTGGTGTGGAGCGTCCCCCAGGGAACAGGGAGTGCAGAGCTGCCGCCAGGAAGATCCTTCAGTAGGGATCGAGGTGTCAGGAAACAGGCGGCAGCTGTTCcagggaaaggcaaggaaaagcGGTGTGAAAA CCATGCTTTTCCACGGGATCTCTGGAGGCCATATCCAAGGAAtcatggaggagatggagaggcgATCCAAGACCGAGTCCCGCCTGGCCAAAGGGGGACAGATGAACGGCCGAGAAACG AACATGCCCCCCATGAGCCCCGAGAAGCCTGCTTTGTGTGCTGGTTGTGGAGGGAAGATCTCAGACAGATATTACCTGCTGGCTGTTGACAAACAATGGCACCTCAGGTGTCTTAAGTGCTGTGAATGTAAACTGGCTTTGGAGTCAGAACTCACCTGCTTTGCCAAGGACGGCAGTATTTACTGCAAGGAGGATTACTACAG AAGGTTCTCCGTGCAGAGATGTGCCCGCTGCCACCTTGGGATCTCAGCCTCTGAAATGGTCATGAGAGCCAGGGAGTCGGTTTATCACCTGAGCTGCTTCACCTGCACCACCTGCAACAAGACTCTGACCACAGGCGATCACTTCGGCATGAAGGACAACCTGGTTTACTGCAGGGCCCACTTCGAGTCCCTTTTGCAAGGAGAATATCCCCCTCAGCTGAGCTACACCGAGCTGGCTGCCAAGAGCGGAGGGCTGGCCCTGCCTTACTTCAACGGCACCGGCACGGTCCAGAAGGGGAGgcccaggaaaagaaagagccCTGCCTTGGGAGTGGACATCGTCAGCTACAACTCAG GTTGTAACGAGAATGAGGCAGATCATCTGGACAGAGACCAGCAGCCTTATCCCCCATCCCAGAAAACAAAACGCATGCGCACCTCCTTCAAACACCACCAGCTTCGTACCATGAAGTCCTACTTTGCTATCAACCACAACCCAGATGCCAAGGACCTCAAGCAGCTTGCCCAGAAAACGGGCCTGACCAAGAGAGTTCTGCAG GTTTGGTTTCAAAACGCAAGAGCCAAATTCAGAAGGAACCTTTTGCGGCAGGAGAATGGGGGTGTCGATAAAGCTGATGGCACCTCACTACCGGCACCGCCCTCAGCAGACAGCGGCGCACTCACTCCACCCGGCACTGCGACCACTTTAACAGACCTGACCAATCCCACTATCACTGTAGTGACATCAGTGACCTCTAACTTGGACAGCCACGAATCCGGGAGCCCCTCACAAACTACCTTAACGAACCTTTTCTAA
- the LHX9 gene encoding LIM/homeobox protein Lhx9 isoform X6, with translation MEIVGCRAEENTCPFRPPAMLFHGISGGHIQGIMEEMERRSKTESRLAKGGQMNGRETNMPPMSPEKPALCAGCGGKISDRYYLLAVDKQWHLRCLKCCECKLALESELTCFAKDGSIYCKEDYYRRFSVQRCARCHLGISASEMVMRARESVYHLSCFTCTTCNKTLTTGDHFGMKDNLVYCRAHFESLLQGEYPPQLSYTELAAKSGGLALPYFNGTGTVQKGRPRKRKSPALGVDIVSYNSGCNENEADHLDRDQQPYPPSQKTKRMRTSFKHHQLRTMKSYFAINHNPDAKDLKQLAQKTGLTKRVLQGEQIMGHYSQTSRRLKIP, from the exons ATGGAAATAGTGGGgtgcagagcagaagaaaatacttgtCCTTTCCGTCCCCCAGCCATGCTTTTCCACGGGATCTCTGGAGGCCATATCCAAGGAAtcatggaggagatggagaggcgATCCAAGACCGAGTCCCGCCTGGCCAAAGGGGGACAGATGAACGGCCGAGAAACG AACATGCCCCCCATGAGCCCCGAGAAGCCTGCTTTGTGTGCTGGTTGTGGAGGGAAGATCTCAGACAGATATTACCTGCTGGCTGTTGACAAACAATGGCACCTCAGGTGTCTTAAGTGCTGTGAATGTAAACTGGCTTTGGAGTCAGAACTCACCTGCTTTGCCAAGGACGGCAGTATTTACTGCAAGGAGGATTACTACAG AAGGTTCTCCGTGCAGAGATGTGCCCGCTGCCACCTTGGGATCTCAGCCTCTGAAATGGTCATGAGAGCCAGGGAGTCGGTTTATCACCTGAGCTGCTTCACCTGCACCACCTGCAACAAGACTCTGACCACAGGCGATCACTTCGGCATGAAGGACAACCTGGTTTACTGCAGGGCCCACTTCGAGTCCCTTTTGCAAGGAGAATATCCCCCTCAGCTGAGCTACACCGAGCTGGCTGCCAAGAGCGGAGGGCTGGCCCTGCCTTACTTCAACGGCACCGGCACGGTCCAGAAGGGGAGgcccaggaaaagaaagagccCTGCCTTGGGAGTGGACATCGTCAGCTACAACTCAG GTTGTAACGAGAATGAGGCAGATCATCTGGACAGAGACCAGCAGCCTTATCCCCCATCCCAGAAAACAAAACGCATGCGCACCTCCTTCAAACACCACCAGCTTCGTACCATGAAGTCCTACTTTGCTATCAACCACAACCCAGATGCCAAGGACCTCAAGCAGCTTGCCCAGAAAACGGGCCTGACCAAGAGAGTTCTGCAG